From Pagrus major chromosome 18, Pma_NU_1.0, a single genomic window includes:
- the LOC141013805 gene encoding uncharacterized protein: MMEVLLLLCACFYVGLSYDELEYGSSYTLRLHRKAQSLTFTPRYDESNVTILWKRDDPPASQDSRRKVMGSYYMINPLTQEDSGTYIMRDKDRLPLSVRTIRVVALVMTFKNTAGESFNFAFDLEPTSCHIYFITESDRVEHQIVRHGRLRPNLECQGFEMSGRCGVSNSNPQKSCSGRYEVRDSKGNRALVATVEVEALPPFDTKKIGMGIGIFFAVVGCCGCLKRCCCGKSSSKEEQPETPDEEPAVHYHDYDHESVGPRQPYPAQPSHTPTGLLINNPPTTVPPAYSEVFLAPAEPTVAPTVPVESDGQPRFELKGTSFSSAPPLSSDSPYGDVYTSDKLNFL, encoded by the exons ATGATGGAggtgctgttgttgctgtgtgcCTGTTTCTATGTTG GCCTCTCGTATGATGAGCTAGAGTATGGGAGCTCATACACCTTGAGGCTGCACAGAAAGGCTCAATCCCTCACGTTCACCCCTAGATATGATGAGTCAAATGTGACGATCTTGTGGAAACGTGATGACCCTCCAGCCAGCCAGGACAGTAGGCGGAAGGTGATGGGTAGCTACTATATGATCAATCCTTTGACCCAGGAAGACAGTGGGACCTACATAATGAGAGACAAAGATCGGTTGCCATTGTCTGTCAGGACCATTAGAGTTGTGG CACTAGTGATGACCTTTAAAAACACTGCTGGTGAAAGCTTCAACTTCGCCTTCGATCTGGAACCGACTTCCTGCCACATTTACTTCATCACAGAAAGTGACCGAGTAGAGCATCAGATAGTTCGTCATGGAAGGCTACGGCCCAATCTGGAGTGTCAAGGGTTTGAAATGTCAGGGCGATGTGGGGTTTCAAATTCGAACCCCCAGAAGTCATGCAGCGGGCGCTATGAGGTCCGAGATTCAAAGGGCAACAGAGCCTTAGTGGCGACTGTGGAGGTCGAGG CACTTCCACCTTTTGATACCAAAAAAATTGGAATGGGCATCGGCATTTTCTTCGCTGTAGttggctgctgtggctgcttgAAGCGCTGCTGTTGTGGGAAGAGCTCCTCTAAAGAGGAGCAACCTGAGACTCCTGATGAGGAACCTGCGGTGCATTACCACGAT TATGACCATGAGTCTGTTGGACCACGGCAACCCTACCCTGCTCAGCCCTCGCACACTCCGACTGGCCTGCTG ATCAACAATCCTCCCACGACTGTGCCGCCAGCTTATTCTGAG gTTTTTCTAGCTCCAGCAGAGCCAACAGTCGCTCCAACCGTCCCTGTGGAATCGGATGGCCAGCCGCGGTTTGAACTGAAGGGGACGTCCTTTTCCTCTGCTCCCCCTCTCAGTTCAGACTCACCTTACGGTGACGTTTATACCTCAGACAAACTCAACTTCCTCTGA